The Cellulophaga sp. RHA19 genome includes the window AATAGACAGTTGAGCAAAAGTATTTTTTTATCCTATATATTAGGAGCTCCTATTGTGTTACTTACAGTAATTACAACTATTTTAATACCTGTTATTTATGTAGGTAAAGGCTTAAGCTCAATGTCTATAGTTTTAGGTAGTGGCTTTCAAACAATTGGGTTTGTTTTGGCGTTTTTAGTAGCATTTTGGTTAGGAGGAAAACTAGCTGATACAAATATAAAAAACAACAATCTATTAATTTCAACTTCATTTAAATACTCTGTATTAGTGAATTTAATAATTTGGATTGTTTTTTGTTTAATTGTTGGTCAGTCTACAGGTAATTCTTATTTTTTATTTACACCTCCTGCAATTATAGCCGTTATTGTAAGTACAACAATTACAACATTTACAATTGGACTTCTTATTTCTTACCTAATTAAAAAAATTAACAACTTGTAATAAACACAGTGTTTTTAATTTATTAAATAATGTAATTAGTATAGCTTAAAGTCTGATAATGTTACACATATAAAAACTTTGTAATAAGATTTTGTATTCTATAACACATCAACCTATATAAAAACAATAGTCTTATTATTAAATACCATTGTTTTGCGTTCTATATGTAATTTTACACCTCTTGCCAATACAATTTTTTCTAAATCTCTACCTTTTGCAATTAAATCTGTAATGCTGTGTGTATGAGATACCGTAGTAACATCTTGTTCAATGATAGGTCCTTCGTCTAAATCTGCTGTTACATAGTGGCTTGTTGCACCAATAATTTTAACACCTCTTTTATAGGCTGCGTGGTACGGTTTTGCACCTGCAAATGCTGGTAAAAAAGAGTGGTGTATGTTTATTATTTTGTTAGGGTATTGGTCTATTACAGTCTGACTAACAATTTGCATATACCTAGCTAAAACAATAAAATCTACATTGTATTCTGCTAGTAGAGCCAATTGTTTTTCTTCGGCTTCTATTTTAGTTGCTTTGGTTACTGGTATATGGTAAAACGGAATATTAAATTGGTTAGCAATACTTTTTGCTTTATCGTGGTTGCTAATAATTAAAGGGATGTCTACAGCTAATTCTCCAGAGCTATGTCTACTTAATAAGTCATACAAACAATGATCATACTTACTAACAAAAATGGCCATTTTAGGTATAGTAACCTCTTTATGTACCTCCCATTTCATTTGGTAAGTAGGTGCTAAAGTTTTAAAGCCATTATTAAAGTCTTCTAGGGATAGCGTGTTGCCAAACTCACTTTCTAATCGCATAAAAAAAGTAGCACTTTCTTTATCTACGTATTGGTCTATGTATACAATATTTCCGCCTTTGGTATGTATAAAATTGGTTACAGTGCATATAATACCTGCTTGGTCTGGGCAGTTAATAAGTATAGTTAGCTTCATAAATAATAAAATTAAGCTAACTAATTTAGGGTATTATCAAATAAGCACCCTAGCTTTCTTATATTTTTATAATATTGAATGTTTTTAGTGTAGATTTTTGCAATTTTCGTAAATTGCAAGTCTAAAATTAGCTATTTAATACGAATGGAACAACAGAAACCGTATACCCCAAAAAATAAAATAAGAATTGTTACAGCAGCGGCTTTGTTTGATGGGCACGATGCAGCAATAAATATAATGCGTCGTATAATACAATCTACAGGTGTAGAGGTAATACACTTAGGTCATGACCGTAGTGTTGCAGAGGTAGTAGATTGTGCTATACAGGAAGATGTAAATGCAATAGCAATAACATCATACCAAGGTGGGCATAACGAGTATTTTAAATATATGTATGATTTGCTTCAGGAGCGTGGAGCAACGCACATAAAAATATTTGGCGGCGGTGGCGGCGTAATTTTACCAGAAGAAATTAAGGAATTAATGGATCATGGTATTACTAAAATCTATGCACCAGATGATGGTCGTAAATTAGGCTTACAGGGTATGATTAATGATTTGGTAGAGAAGAGTGATTTTCCTGTGCCTGCATTAAAATTACCAGAAAATACAACGGTATCTAAATCGATAAAAAATAAAGATATAAATACCATTGCGCGTTTAATTAGTCTTGCAGAAAACAGACATGAAGAGTTTGTAGAGTACTTTTCTAAAGTTGAAAAGCCGACTAAAAATGTACCTGTACTTGGTATAACTGGTACTGGTGGTGCTGGTAAATCTAGTTTGGTAGATGAGTTGGTAAGGCGTTTTTTATTAGATTTTCCTGATAAAAAAATAGGATTAGTTTCTGTAGATCCGTCTAAAAGAAAAACTGGTGGAGCACTATTAGGTGACCGTATACGTATGAATGCTATTAACGATGATCGTGTTTATATGCGTTCTTTAGCAACAAGGCAATCTAACCTTGCGCTGTCTAAATATGTAGAGGAAGCAGTAGAAGTTTTAAAAGCTGCAGAATACGATTTAATTGTATTAGAAACATCTGGTATTGGTCAGTCTGATACAGAAATTATAGAACACAGTAACGTATCTCTTTATGTGATGACACCAGAATTTGGTGCCGCTACACAGTTAGAAAAGATTGATATGTTAGATTTTGCAGATTTAGTAGCTATTAATAAGTTTGATAAGCGTGGTGCTTTAGATGCAATTAGAGATGTAAAAAAACAATATATGCGTAACCATAATTTATGGGATACGCCACAAGAAGATATGCCAATTTTTGGTACAATGGCTAGCCAGTTTAACGATCCTGGGATGAACAAGTTGTACACCAGAATTATGGAAACATTGGTAGAAAAAGCTAATGCAGATTTAAAATCTACTTTTAAATTTGGAAACGAGATAGAGGAAAAGGTTTTTGTTATACCACCAGCTCGTACACGTTATTTATCAGAAATTGCAGAAAATAATAGAGGTTATGATGCTACTGTAGTAACGCAAACCAAAGTTGCACAACGTTTATACGGAGTGTATCAAACGATATTATCAGTTTCTAATACAACTAAAACTGAAGCTGCTTTATTACTTAAAAATGGTTTAGATATAGTTGCCATTTTAGAAGGTGTAAAAGAGGCAGCAGACAAAGACTTTTTAGACTTGCTTTTTAAGGAGTTTGATAGGGTTAAAATGAATTTAGATCCTTACAACTGGGAAGTTATTATTACTTGGGATGCCAAAGTAAATAAATACAAGCAACCTGTTTATAGTTTTAAAGTAAGAGATAAAGAAATTAAGATAGACACGCATACAGAGTCGTTATCTCATTCACAAATACCAAAAGTTGCTTTACCTAAGTACCAAGCTTGGGGAGATATTTTAGGTTGGTGCTTGCAAGAAAATGTTCCTGGAGAATTCCCGTATGCATCAGGTTTATACCCGTTTAAAAGAACAGGTGAAGACCCAACGCGTATGTTTGCTGGTGAAGGCGGACCAGAACGTACCAACAGACGTTTTCATTACGTAAGTTTAGGTATGCCTGCAAAAAGGCTTTCCACTGCTTTTGATTCGGTTACTTTATACGGTAACGATCCAGACCACAGACCAGATATTTATGGTAAAATTGGTAACGCAGGGGTTTCTATATGTTGTTTAGACGATGCTAAAAAATTATACTCTGGGTTTGATTTAAGTCATCCTATGACATCAGTTTCTATGACCATTAATGGTCCGGCTCCTATGTTATTAGGTTTCTTTATGAACGCCGCAATAGATCAAAATTGTGAAAAGTATATCAAAGAAAATGGCTTAGAAGCACAGGTTGAAGCTAAGTTTAAAGAAGTATATGACAGTAAAGGGTTAGAGAGACCAGTTTATAACGGGGATTTACCAGAAGGTAATGACGGTTTAGGTCTTATGTTACTGGGTTTAACTGGTGATATGGTTTTACCTGCAAATGTATATGCAGAAATAAAAGCAACTACTTTAGCGCAAGTACGTGGTACAGTACAAGCAGATATTTTAAAAGAAGACCAAGCGCAAAATACGTGTATATTTTCAACAGAATTTGCGTTACGTTTAATGGGAGATGTACAGGAGTATTTTATAGAAAAGCAAGTAAGAAACTTTTATTCGGTTTCTATATCTGGTTATCATATTGCAGAGGCTGGTGCAAATCCAATAACACAATTAGCATTTACACTAGCAAATGGCTTTACGTATGTAGAGTATTACTTAAGTAGGGGTATGGATATTAATAAGTTTGGTCCAAACTTATCATTTTTCTTCTCTAACGGTATAGATCCAGAATATGCTGTAATTGGTAGAGTTGCACGTAAAATATGGGCAAAAGCACTAAAATTAAAGTATGGTGCAGACCCAAGAGCGCAAATGCTTAAATATCATATACAAACATCTGGTCGTAGTTTACACGCACAGGAGATAGATTTTAACGATATTAGAACAACATTACAGGCATTGTACGCTATAAATGATAACTGTAACTCATTACACACAAATGCTTATGATGAGGCTATTACTACACCTACAGAAGAATCTGTTAGGCGTGCAATGGCAATACAATTAATTATTAATAAAGAATTAGGTTTAGCTAAAAACGAAAACCCAATTCAAGGTGCTTTTATAATTGAAGAGTTAACAGAACTTGTAGAAGAAGCTGTTTTATTAGAGTTTGATAGAATTACAGAACGTGGTGGTGTTTTAGGTGCAATGGAAACTATGTACCAAAGATCTAAAATACAAGAAGAGAGTTTGTATTATGAAACATTAAAACACACAGGAGAGTTTCCTATAATTGGTGTAAATACATTTTTAAGTTCTAAAGGATCGCCAACAGTATTACCAGCAGAGGTTATACGTGCTACAGAAGAAGAGAAACTAGCACAGATTGATACTCTAAAAAGTGTACAAGGGAGAGCTGCAAATGCAGAGGAATTATTAGAAGACTTGCAACAAGCCGCTGTTAAAAATGAGAATATTTTTGAAAAGCTAATGGAGGTATCTAAAGTATGTACATTAGGGCAAATAACAAGTTCACTTTTCCAGGTAGGAGGGCAGTACCGTAGAAATATGTAAACGCAATTAGAACAAAATTTATAGAGTATTATAAAGTAAAAAATCACCTAATGTAATTTTAGGTGATTTTTTTTATTCTGTAACTATGTGTATTAGCGTAAAGACCTACGCCAGTTTTTGTATGATTTTCTAAAGCTTCTAATCTCGGTGCGTAAAAGGTTTAGGTATTCTTGTTCTTTTACACCGTGGTGCTCTAAACCATTACAATAGCTTAAGATGTTTCTGGTAATAGTATTGATGAATTTAATGCTGTGTAGTTTTGTGTGCTTACAATCGCTACGTTCTGCTTGCTCTATTTGTATAGGCAACAAAATGGCATCTGTAAGTATAGAGTTGGCCATTATATCTCTTAGGCTACTAGACTTATATAGCTGCAATAAATCTTTATTGTAGCTAAAATAAGAAGCTAGTTCTCTACTAGTGTGGCAAAGCGATAATGCTTTTTTATAAACCGGTACTGTACTAAGATTTCTATATGGCATTGTACTTACTATTATATCATAAAATTACATTCTTATTCTTATTGTTTTAATTATGAATATAAAGTGATTTTTTATATTTACTTTTGATTCTAAATATTTTAAACAATAAAGGCTTTGAATAATAAGATTGATGCAATTAGCTGGAAAATTCTTAGTTACCTGCAAAAAAATGCAAGAGAATCTTTTGCAAATATTGGTAGGCAAGTAGGCTTATCTGCACCGGCAGTTGCAGAGCGAGTAAAAAAAATGGAAGACCTTGGTATTATTACAGATTACAAGGCAATGGTGTCTCATACAGAAACCGGTTACCAGTTAAAAGCAATTATTACTTTACGTGCTTTTATGGGTAAACTAAAGCCTTTTTTAGAACTGGTTGGTACTTTTGATGAGGTCATAAACTGCTACCGTATAACTGGTAACGAAAATATTATTATGGAAGTTGTACTCAGAAATCAATTTCATTTAGAGCAATTTATAGATAGATTAATACAATATGGAGAAGCACGTACACATATTATTTTGTCTGATGTAGTTTCTAATGCTCCCATTAAAAAAATTGAGGGCTAGAACACAGGTTTACTAGTAAATTTGTAATTTGCGCCTTTAAATAAAAACATCATTTTTTAGTATAGTTAAAATGCAAGCAGAAGATTTAGACGTTATTGGAAAATACTTACAGATAGCAACAGATAAAGCGGTGTTTTTTTTGCCACGTATTATTGGTGCAGGTTTAGTTATTTGGATAGGCTTTAAACTGGTTAAAAAAGTATTAAAAATGGTTGGTGTTGCCTTAGAAAAAACAGGCATTTCTAAAACACTACGCCCATTTGTATCTTCTTTAGTTGGAGTACTACTAAAGGGTACAGCTTTATTTATAGCGGCCTCAATTGTTGGTGCAGATTTAACAGGATTAATGGCAATTTTAGCAGCTGTTGGTTTTGCTGTTGGTATGGCTTTGCAAGGTAGTTTAGGAAATTTTGCCTCTGGTATTTTAATACTTACGTTAAAACCATATAAAATTGATGACTGGATTCAGCTTGAAGATAAATTTGGTAGAGTTTCTGAAATAGGAATTTTTAGTACTGATATTATTACTCCAGGAAATAAGGTATTAATTATACCTAACTCTAAAATCACAGATTCTGTTGTTACTAACTTTTCAGAAAAAGGAATGATTAGGTTAGAGCTTTTGGTAACAATGCCATACTCAGAAAGTTTTCCTAAAGTAGAAAAAATTATTATTGACGCGTTGTTAGAGCTTCCTAGCGTGTTAAAAGATCCAATTCCGGATATAGGTATACAAACTTTTGATACCCATAGCATACAGTTATTGGTTAGGCCTTTTGTTAATCCAGATGATTACTGGCCAGTTACCTTTGAGGCTAATAAGGCTATAAAAAACGCTTTTAGTAAGCACGGTATACAAGTAGCTTACTCAGAAGGTGTAGAAATGGGAGCTATAGGAGATTAATTTTTTTTAATAAAGTATTTTCTTTTGGCTAGGTTTTTGATGCTTTATATAGAGTTAAAAACAAATATTAATAGTAATTTAGTTTTTAACATCAACTAACTAAAAACCAAAAGACTTTAGCTTGTGAAAAAATTAGTATTTCTACTGTTGGTATCTCTAAGTTTGCAGATTTCTGCTCAAGAATTAACATTAAAAAAAGGAGCTGTTGTAGACAACATAAAGGTAGGAGATTCTTTGCCGTATAGTTTTTCTCTTTTACTTCCATCAAACTTTACAGTTAATAAAAAATGGCCTGTTGTATTTATTGTAGATTATAACAATAGGGAAAAACAAGTAATACGCTTAATGGCTAATATTGCAGAGGAGAAAGGCTATGTTTTGGCTGCGTCAAACAATTTAAACGATACTATTTCAATCTCTAAAAATATTTTAGCATTTTCAAAAACTTTTAATGCTGTGGTAGGAATGTTGCCTATTGATGAAAATCAAATTTATACATCTGGTTTTAATAGAGCTGGTAGGTTAGCATCTACAATTCCTGCATTTATTTCTAATATAGATGGTGTACTGTCTTACAACTCTCCTGTTGGTAATATTGAAATTATTAACGTTAAAAAGCCTTATCAGTATATTGGTATAGTTAGTAACTATAATTTTAATTATACAGAAATGATAGCTAATAAAGAGTTGCTTAATAAGTTAAAAATTCCAAATCAGTTATTAATAGAAGAGTCTACAAACAATTGGCCTTCTACAAATAATTTGTCTAAAGCACTAGATTTATTTAAAATGTCTGCTATGGCTAAAGGTAATGTGGCTGTAGATAGTTTATTTATAAATAATAATTACAATACTACGCTTACTACCATTAATAAATTAGTTGCTTCTAATAAGCTTAAAAAAGCTAAAAACTTGGTAGACCGATCTATAGTGGTATATAAGCCTTTTAAAAAAATAGATTCTTTAAAGGATAAAAGTAATGAATTACGTAAAAATAAAATTTATAAGTCATTAAAGCGTGCAGAAAATAATGTGTGGTTTAAAGAACAGAATTTAAAAAATGATTATGCATATTATATAGAAGAAGATGCGTACACTTACAATTTTAATAACCTTGGATGGTGGGCACATCAGGTAGAAGAGATTCAAAAATTTAAAAGCGGCACAAACCAGGAGCAGCAAAAAATGGGACACAGGTTGCAGGGGTATTTAAATGCATTAACAGATGACTATATAGACAATGCTTTAGCTGTAGAAAATACAGATTTTGATTCATTAAGTTTCTTGTATATGTTAAAAACCATAGTAGCACCTAAAAATTATGAATCTTACCTAAAAATAATATCTTTAAGTGCTAAGAATGATGATTTTGGAACATCGTTATTTTACTTGGAAGAATTACTTAAAAATGGGTATACTGATGCAGATAAACTTTATAATTTAGAGTCTACCACATTGTTAAAACTTACGCCAGAGTACAACCAGCTAATTGAAAATTACCTTAAAAAAGGACGATTTATTCTTGAGGAAGAATAAGGTGCGGTACTTTGTTTACATCCCAGTCTATAACCAAGCCACCAGCTAATGACTGTGCTACCTTTTTACCGTATAGATATTCACATAGGTAAAGAGCGGCTTCAAAACTTTTGGCTCCACCAGCAGAGGTAATATATTTTTTATCGTGTACAAATAATACATTATCTGCAACTTTTAAATTAGGAAACGTTTTTTTGTATAGCGCAATATCACTAGGAAAGGTGGTTGAGGTTACATTATCTAAAACACCAGCTTTTGCAAGTACAAAAGCACCATCGCAATGCGATGTTATAAATAGAGCTTCCTTATTCACTTCTTTTACAAAATTAAGCATCTGGGTGTCTTTTAAATCAGAATCTAAATGATGCTCTGCGCTTGGTACAACCAATATATCTATTTTAGGTAATTTATCTTCAATATAATTGTAGTCTGGTAAAATACGTACACCTTCAAACGTAGTTATTGGCTCTAAGGTGTTAGCAACTGTAAAAGCATTCATCGCTTTAATATTTTCTCTAAACTTAGTATGCTGAAAAATATCAAAAGGAGCTGTAAACTCAGTATTAAAAGTGCCATCCATAATTAAAAAAGCAACGTTATAACGTGTAGAATCTAGCTCAGGATAAAACCGTTCTTCAGTAATATTTTCAATAATTACTTCTGTTTCTGTAGTTTCTTTTTTCTTATCTGTACAGGCAAAAGCAAGACTAACTAGTGTTGCTAATATTATATAATTTAGTTTTTTCATTTGTTTGTAATTGTTATTTGTTTTAAAATTAAAAGCAACACCACGCCAAGTACAGCTATTCCTGTAATAGTATTCCAGGTAAATATATAACCATTATTTGCAATAGAGTGCATACCAAAGTTATGAGCAAAAATATGCGAAATAGAAAAAGCAATACTGTACAAAGCCATATATTCTCCTTGTTTACCACGTTTAGAGCGCTCCATAGCAATAGCATTAGAAAACGGAAAAGCTATCATTTCTCCCAAGGTCATTAGCAACATTCCAACAACTAAAATTCCTACCCAAGAGAAAATATTAAGTAGTATAAAGCTTAGTCCAACTAATATTAAACCAAAAATAACATAACTAGCCTTAGAGTATTTAAGTTTTTCTAGATATTTAATAAGTGGCATTTCAAAAGCAAATATTAAAAAGCCATTCATTGCTAGTAGTAGTCCAATTTTAAACTCACTAAGTTTGTATGCATCACTATAATATACAGGTACGGTAGAAAAATATTGTACAAAGCAAAAGCCAAATAATATCATAGAAGCAATAAATACCCAGTAATAACCGTCTAAATAGGCAGATTTTGGACTTTTGTTTTTAGTGCTATCCATAACCCGTGCTTTTTTAGGATTTAAAACAACAAGTAGTAAAATACTAGCCAGTACGCACGTTAAACCATCTACCCAAAAAAGACCAATGTAGCCTAAAGATGTAATTATAATACCACCTAAAGCAGGCCCAGCAGAAAAACCAAGGTTAATAGCAAGTCTAATAAGTGTAACAGATCTTGTTTTGTTTTCTGGTTTACTATAGGCAATTAAAGCAACAAAAGCTGCAGGTCTAAAACAATCTGCAACAATCATAAGCACAAAAATACCAGCACAAATACTGTAGTAATCGTGTAAAAATTGTAGTCCAATAAATAAAATACCACTGGTAAATAAGCTAAAAAGCATTACTTTATAATACCCAAATTTATCTGTAAGTGTGCCGCCAAGCCAAGACCCAATTAATGATCCTGCGCCAAAGCAAGACATAACCACGCCAACATTTTCTAAGGTTAAACCAACATCATTTTTTAAATAAAGTGATAAAAACGGAATAACCATTGTTCCGGCTCTGTTTATAAGCGTGATAAGTGCTAGCCACCATACTTCTGTAGATAAACCCTTAAATGAGTCTATGTAGTTTGCGTAAAGTTTTTTCATTTTGGTTGGAATAAAAAAAAGCCTGGCGAAAATTTATCGCCAGGCTTGTTAGTAATATAATATGTTTATTTCAATATTAAATACAGCAGCGCTGGCACCTTTGTAAGGTACAGATAGCAACAGATTTATATATTGAAAGTATTTGCATTTTCTTTTATTGAAAAACAAAGCTAAGTAAAAAAGTAATAAGTTGTACTTTTGTTATATTAATTTAATGTGATCTAATGAGGTATTCTATATTTTTATTTTTAATGGTGTTATTAAGTTGCAATGGGCAAAAAAAATACCACACTAATGAGGTTGAAGAAAAAATAGCGGCAGCAAAATCTGATAAGCTAAAAGGTATTTTAGAGTATCATAAGGAGTTAAATGATGAGTATAAAGATGCTAAAACATCACCATTACCTAACAAATACAGAAAAAATTTTGAAGGGTTAGAGTTTTTTGAGCCAGATACAAATTATATTGTAAAAGCAAGATTAGAATTAGTTTTAGGAGCACAATCTTTTTTAATGCCAACTACAACAAATCAAAATCAAGAGTATAAATTGTACGGTAGATTATTTTTTACTTTAAACGGTAAAGATTTACAATTAGAGGTGTATCAAAATCAACAATTAATAAAGCAAAAAAAGTATAAAGATCATTTGTTTTTGCCTTTTTTAGATAATACAAACGGTAAAGAAACGTATGGAGGAGGTAGGTATATAGAGTTATCTGAGCCAGATGAAGATTTTATTATGATAGATTTTAATAGAGCCTACAACCCATATTGTGCTTATAGTAAAAAATATTCTTGTCCTGTTGTACCTATGGTTAACACGTTAGATACAGAAGTTAGAGCAGGCGTAAAAGCATTTAAAAAAGAGGAATAAAAAAGAAGAAAGCCCAGCGCACATACTGGACTTTCTTCAACAACCAAACTATAAACTAAACTTAATTTTTTTAAAAAGAATAAATTGCTGCAATTAAAAAGGTAGATAAACTTTTTGATGGATCTCCGTTGTTATCTAAAAACGGCTCGTCGTTACTCCAAGCATCTAACCTAACTTCTGGCTTAATTGTTAAATCTTCAACAGTAAAGCTGCCAGTTAAAGTAGTTGCAAAAACACTAGCTTCATCGTCTAAACCATCAACTAACTCAGTAAAATACTCACCTCTTAATCCAAAAGTTGCAGTCTCAGAAGCTTTAATCTGTGGGTATAAAGCAACACCAGCAAAACCATTACCATCATTGTCTGCATATGCACCGTTAATACCTAAGTAAAAGCTATCAGATAAATCAAAACCACCAGTATAGTCAATTTCAAAACCTAGGTTAGCTTTATCATCATAATATAAATTTAAGTACTGGCCAGCATACCCTAATTGCGCACCTAATGCGTACTTACTAGTTAAATTATTATCTACATCTGTTACGTTCATTACAGCAAGCATAAGACTAAAGTCATCAGACAATGTAAAATCTGCTTTTAAACCAGTATGAGAAAAAGGTCCACTTGAAAATAGGTGAGATGTACTGTAGTTAAAGTTACCTACAGGAGAAATAACCTCGTAACCTAAATACGTATTAAAACGACCCATTGTTAACTTTGTTCCTTCGCTTACATTCCAATATGCGTACAATTGGTTAACATTTAAACCTGTAATAGCTTGCTCACCTCTTGGGCCAAATACAAGGTCAGCTACAGCTCCTGTTTTTTCACCCTCATAACTAGCAATAATATTAGCCATACCTAGTGCAAAACCAGTTTCATTAGCAAAGGAGGTTAAAGGAGCTATTGGTTCACCTTCAGATGCTTTATCATCTGCAGTTAAATTTGTTCTATAATACGCATCTACAGATCCGCTAATTTCTAATTTTTTATCTTCTTCTTCCTGAGCAAAAATTAATGCAGAG containing:
- the purU gene encoding formyltetrahydrofolate deformylase, which produces MKLTILINCPDQAGIICTVTNFIHTKGGNIVYIDQYVDKESATFFMRLESEFGNTLSLEDFNNGFKTLAPTYQMKWEVHKEVTIPKMAIFVSKYDHCLYDLLSRHSSGELAVDIPLIISNHDKAKSIANQFNIPFYHIPVTKATKIEAEEKQLALLAEYNVDFIVLARYMQIVSQTVIDQYPNKIINIHHSFLPAFAGAKPYHAAYKRGVKIIGATSHYVTADLDEGPIIEQDVTTVSHTHSITDLIAKGRDLEKIVLARGVKLHIERKTMVFNNKTIVFI
- a CDS encoding methylmalonyl-CoA mutase family protein, with amino-acid sequence MEQQKPYTPKNKIRIVTAAALFDGHDAAINIMRRIIQSTGVEVIHLGHDRSVAEVVDCAIQEDVNAIAITSYQGGHNEYFKYMYDLLQERGATHIKIFGGGGGVILPEEIKELMDHGITKIYAPDDGRKLGLQGMINDLVEKSDFPVPALKLPENTTVSKSIKNKDINTIARLISLAENRHEEFVEYFSKVEKPTKNVPVLGITGTGGAGKSSLVDELVRRFLLDFPDKKIGLVSVDPSKRKTGGALLGDRIRMNAINDDRVYMRSLATRQSNLALSKYVEEAVEVLKAAEYDLIVLETSGIGQSDTEIIEHSNVSLYVMTPEFGAATQLEKIDMLDFADLVAINKFDKRGALDAIRDVKKQYMRNHNLWDTPQEDMPIFGTMASQFNDPGMNKLYTRIMETLVEKANADLKSTFKFGNEIEEKVFVIPPARTRYLSEIAENNRGYDATVVTQTKVAQRLYGVYQTILSVSNTTKTEAALLLKNGLDIVAILEGVKEAADKDFLDLLFKEFDRVKMNLDPYNWEVIITWDAKVNKYKQPVYSFKVRDKEIKIDTHTESLSHSQIPKVALPKYQAWGDILGWCLQENVPGEFPYASGLYPFKRTGEDPTRMFAGEGGPERTNRRFHYVSLGMPAKRLSTAFDSVTLYGNDPDHRPDIYGKIGNAGVSICCLDDAKKLYSGFDLSHPMTSVSMTINGPAPMLLGFFMNAAIDQNCEKYIKENGLEAQVEAKFKEVYDSKGLERPVYNGDLPEGNDGLGLMLLGLTGDMVLPANVYAEIKATTLAQVRGTVQADILKEDQAQNTCIFSTEFALRLMGDVQEYFIEKQVRNFYSVSISGYHIAEAGANPITQLAFTLANGFTYVEYYLSRGMDINKFGPNLSFFFSNGIDPEYAVIGRVARKIWAKALKLKYGADPRAQMLKYHIQTSGRSLHAQEIDFNDIRTTLQALYAINDNCNSLHTNAYDEAITTPTEESVRRAMAIQLIINKELGLAKNENPIQGAFIIEELTELVEEAVLLEFDRITERGGVLGAMETMYQRSKIQEESLYYETLKHTGEFPIIGVNTFLSSKGSPTVLPAEVIRATEEEKLAQIDTLKSVQGRAANAEELLEDLQQAAVKNENIFEKLMEVSKVCTLGQITSSLFQVGGQYRRNM
- a CDS encoding Lrp/AsnC family transcriptional regulator; protein product: MNNKIDAISWKILSYLQKNARESFANIGRQVGLSAPAVAERVKKMEDLGIITDYKAMVSHTETGYQLKAIITLRAFMGKLKPFLELVGTFDEVINCYRITGNENIIMEVVLRNQFHLEQFIDRLIQYGEARTHIILSDVVSNAPIKKIEG
- a CDS encoding mechanosensitive ion channel family protein; this translates as MQAEDLDVIGKYLQIATDKAVFFLPRIIGAGLVIWIGFKLVKKVLKMVGVALEKTGISKTLRPFVSSLVGVLLKGTALFIAASIVGADLTGLMAILAAVGFAVGMALQGSLGNFASGILILTLKPYKIDDWIQLEDKFGRVSEIGIFSTDIITPGNKVLIIPNSKITDSVVTNFSEKGMIRLELLVTMPYSESFPKVEKIIIDALLELPSVLKDPIPDIGIQTFDTHSIQLLVRPFVNPDDYWPVTFEANKAIKNAFSKHGIQVAYSEGVEMGAIGD
- a CDS encoding alpha/beta hydrolase produces the protein MKKLVFLLLVSLSLQISAQELTLKKGAVVDNIKVGDSLPYSFSLLLPSNFTVNKKWPVVFIVDYNNREKQVIRLMANIAEEKGYVLAASNNLNDTISISKNILAFSKTFNAVVGMLPIDENQIYTSGFNRAGRLASTIPAFISNIDGVLSYNSPVGNIEIINVKKPYQYIGIVSNYNFNYTEMIANKELLNKLKIPNQLLIEESTNNWPSTNNLSKALDLFKMSAMAKGNVAVDSLFINNNYNTTLTTINKLVASNKLKKAKNLVDRSIVVYKPFKKIDSLKDKSNELRKNKIYKSLKRAENNVWFKEQNLKNDYAYYIEEDAYTYNFNNLGWWAHQVEEIQKFKSGTNQEQQKMGHRLQGYLNALTDDYIDNALAVENTDFDSLSFLYMLKTIVAPKNYESYLKIISLSAKNDDFGTSLFYLEELLKNGYTDADKLYNLESTTLLKLTPEYNQLIENYLKKGRFILEEE
- a CDS encoding DJ-1/PfpI family protein, which produces MKKLNYIILATLVSLAFACTDKKKETTETEVIIENITEERFYPELDSTRYNVAFLIMDGTFNTEFTAPFDIFQHTKFRENIKAMNAFTVANTLEPITTFEGVRILPDYNYIEDKLPKIDILVVPSAEHHLDSDLKDTQMLNFVKEVNKEALFITSHCDGAFVLAKAGVLDNVTSTTFPSDIALYKKTFPNLKVADNVLFVHDKKYITSAGGAKSFEAALYLCEYLYGKKVAQSLAGGLVIDWDVNKVPHLILPQE
- a CDS encoding MFS transporter; this encodes MKKLYANYIDSFKGLSTEVWWLALITLINRAGTMVIPFLSLYLKNDVGLTLENVGVVMSCFGAGSLIGSWLGGTLTDKFGYYKVMLFSLFTSGILFIGLQFLHDYYSICAGIFVLMIVADCFRPAAFVALIAYSKPENKTRSVTLIRLAINLGFSAGPALGGIIITSLGYIGLFWVDGLTCVLASILLLVVLNPKKARVMDSTKNKSPKSAYLDGYYWVFIASMILFGFCFVQYFSTVPVYYSDAYKLSEFKIGLLLAMNGFLIFAFEMPLIKYLEKLKYSKASYVIFGLILVGLSFILLNIFSWVGILVVGMLLMTLGEMIAFPFSNAIAMERSKRGKQGEYMALYSIAFSISHIFAHNFGMHSIANNGYIFTWNTITGIAVLGVVLLLILKQITITNK
- a CDS encoding DUF1684 domain-containing protein → MRYSIFLFLMVLLSCNGQKKYHTNEVEEKIAAAKSDKLKGILEYHKELNDEYKDAKTSPLPNKYRKNFEGLEFFEPDTNYIVKARLELVLGAQSFLMPTTTNQNQEYKLYGRLFFTLNGKDLQLEVYQNQQLIKQKKYKDHLFLPFLDNTNGKETYGGGRYIELSEPDEDFIMIDFNRAYNPYCAYSKKYSCPVVPMVNTLDTEVRAGVKAFKKEE